TTTCTCAGCATCTTCTTGGGGATAAGGGGTGAAGCCTTCGAGATAGCCTGTCATCTCATCCTCCTCTCCAAGGCTTGGGGAAGGTCATTTGTATCCCATGCGGGTCACCTTTTCGACCCACTCTTCCCATTTTCCCATCGAACGGAGGATGAATTCACAGGTCTCCCGGATTGGCCCTCGACCTCCGGGTGCGGTGGTGATGTAGTCGGCGACCTCCTTCACTTCATCGATGGCATCGGCTGTGGCCACAGCGAATCCGACCCTTTTCAGGAGGGGGAGGTCCGTGATTTCGCAACCGATGTAACCCACCTCTTGGTCGCTGAGGTTCAGCTCACGTTTTAACTCCTCCAGTTTTGCCACTTTATCTTTCACCCGGAAGTAGAATTTATCGAGTTTTAATTCCCTGGCGCGGAAGAGCCCCTCCTCATCGATGGAGGTCGTATCCAAAAACGCGATCTGGATTCCATTGGCCGTCAGGGAGAGATCGCCAAACCCGTCCATGTGCCAGAAGGCATACTTCCGTCGGCCTTCGATATCGCAGAAGAAGGTGTTCGGGGTGAGGACGCCGTGGACATCGTGGGCGAACAATTTGATCCTCTTGGCCTTCTCTCTCGCCTTTGCGAGGTCTTTTTCGAATCCCATGCCTTTCTCCTTTCCCTCAAGCCTTTCGGGGACCGGCTCAGCCCAGCTTTTTCCCCAGTTGGTAGTAGCGATTTTCGAACCAGATCAAGGGTTTCAACTTGGGTCGGATCTTGTGGGCGACGACCTTCCCGACGTAGAGGATATAGTCGCCCTCCTTCACCGAATTCACCAGTTTACATTCGAGATTGGCGAAACAATCGGTGATCATGCTTCCTTTGATCGTAGAGGCAGGCTCGGTGTTGATCTTAAATGTCTTCAATTTGTCGATGGATTCTCCGTGGATCGCCCCTAACTTCTCGGCCAGGTCGACCTGATGGGTGGAGGCGAGGTTCACGACGAATTCCTTGGCCTTGGGGATGAGGCGATGGGTGGTGCTCTCCTTGGAGATGCTGATGGCGATCAGGGGAGGGGAATCCGAGACAAACATCCCCGAAGCCGTCATGAGATTATGTTTCCCCCCTGCTTCGACGCTCACAAAGGTGACGATGCAGGGAAGTTCTCCAAAAATTACATCTCTATAATGCCACATCTTGCCCTTCCTCCTTTCTCTGCGTTCAGAACCGATTCAATCCTCAAACCCGTACTCCTTCCATCGGGACTTCACCTTGGCCAGCATCGCTTCCGAAAGCTTGATTTCCGTCGGCTTGACCGTCCACTCAAAGGGGATGGTGGCGTCGAGGATGATCCGGGAGGTGATAAATTTATTGTCCTCCGGCCCGAGGGAAGGATCGAGGGGGGTCGATCGTCCGCGGTGGATGATCTGGGTGCCCCGCTGAGGGTTATAACGCGTCCCGAGGGCCCACCATACCCGGGGGAGGTCGTCGGCCTCGATGTCGTGATCGACGATGATCACCATTTTCACCCCGTACATTCCTGTGTTGCTCGCGATCACCGCAGCTGCCACCTGATCGGCATGACCTGGATACATCTGCTCCACGGAGACGACCACGATAAATCGGCCGGAGGCCTCGGGCAGGGTGTAGACCGATTTGATTCCAGGGATCTCCATCTTGGCCAGTTCGGTCCAGAGGCTGGCGTTCCTCGTGAAGGCATAGAGGATATGCTGGTCTCCGACGGGCCTGCCCACGCTCGTTTCCCAGAGGATGGGGTTGTTTCGATGATAGATCCGTTTTACGTCGAGAGCGGGCTTCGGGATGGGTTTGATCAATTCCTCCGTGTAATAACCGGTATATTCTCCGAAGGGGCCTTCGTTTCGGAGGTTTTTCGGATCGATCTCCCCTTCGAGAACGATCTCCGCGGCCGCAGGGATGGGGAGCCCCGTCAGGGGGGCCTTGACGATCTCGACGGGTTCCCCTCGTAAAGAGCTCACCACGTCGTAACCACTCTTCGCCTTCACCGTGGTGGCCGCACCGGCCAGGACGTGGAGGGGGTCTCCCCCGATGATGGCACAAGCGGGCATCTTTTTGCCCGCCTTGGCATACTTTTTCAAGATGCGGTCCCCTTTTTTCCCCTTCAGGATCTGGACGCCCACCGTCTTATCATCGAGGATCCCCATCCGGTAGGTTCCGAGATTGATATCGCCGGACTCGGGGTCCTGCAACACCATGAAGACCGCGGTCCCGAAATACCGACCCCCATCGAGCTCATAGAATCTGGGGGAGGGGAAAGCAAAGGTATCCACCTTGTCTCCCTCGAGGACGTTTTCGAAGATGGGCCCATCTTTCTGCTCCTTGGCCTTAATCACTTCCTTGACGGCCACATTGACCCATTCCTTGGTGAGCTGGACCATGGAAAGGGAGGGGTCCTTTCCCAGGATGATGGCGAGCCTTTTGGTCGTTCCGAAAGCGCCGGTCAGAACGGGGCTGGTATATCCCTTGACGTTTTCAAAAAGCAGGGCCGGTCCGCTTTTCTCTTCCACGAGCTTGGCGATATGGGAGATCTCGAGGTCCCAATCCACCTCGGCCTTGATCCGTTTTAATTCCCCGACCGCTTCACATTTAGCGATAAATTCCCTGAGGTCCATCTTCACCCTCCTTCCCCAATCGTGGGTTAAAAGTCGATTTGGCCTTCATTATCTTTTGAACAGGAGGGGCTTGTCAATTCATTTATTTTTATGTTTTAATAACTTCTGGTTATGGGCAAGCAGATCCCCCTTTATGATTCGATCCAATCCCTTTTCGTTTTCCACGAGGTGGCGAAGCAGAAGAGTTTTTCGAAGGCCGCCGAGGAACTCTACGTCACCCAGCCCGCGGTGACCAAACACATCAAAGGGCTCGAGCAGAAGATCGGGATGCGCTTGATCGAAAGGGGAAAGGCCGGTTTCGGCCTGACGGAAGCGGGAAAGATCCTTTTCAAATCGACCCAGAGGATCGCAGGACACCTTCAGGAGGTCGAGCATCTTCTTGGAAAACTCCGGAAGGAGCACCATGGTTTTCTGAGAATTGGAACGACGGAATCCTATTCCCGATGCCTGATGCCCGAACTTCTCTCGGAATTTCAGACGCGCTTTCCTTCGATCAAGATCGCCCTCGATGTCGGGAGCTCGGAGGAGATAGAGAAGAGCCTGCTGGCCTACCAGAACGATGTGGCCTTGATCGCCGTGACCAAAATTTCCCCCAAGTTCGAATGCGTTCCGTTTCTTAAGGAAGAACTCGTCCTGATCGTCTCCCCCCAGCATCCCCTGGCCAGCCACCGGAGCGTCTCCCTCAGGGCCGTGGAGGGATACCCTTTTATCATCCGGGCCAGAGGATCGACGACGAGAAAAATCGTGACGGAGGCCTTCAAAGAGCTGGGAGTTCACCCCTCCCTTTTCATCGAAGCCGGCAGCTCAGAATTCATCAAACAGTGGGTCTCCGAAGGAAGAGGGATTTCGGTCATCGTCGATCGGATCGCTGAGGAGGAGGCGAAAAGGGGACAGGTGGT
This Thermodesulfobacteriota bacterium DNA region includes the following protein-coding sequences:
- the ppcB gene encoding phenylphosphate carboxylase subunit beta, which gives rise to MDLREFIAKCEAVGELKRIKAEVDWDLEISHIAKLVEEKSGPALLFENVKGYTSPVLTGAFGTTKRLAIILGKDPSLSMVQLTKEWVNVAVKEVIKAKEQKDGPIFENVLEGDKVDTFAFPSPRFYELDGGRYFGTAVFMVLQDPESGDINLGTYRMGILDDKTVGVQILKGKKGDRILKKYAKAGKKMPACAIIGGDPLHVLAGAATTVKAKSGYDVVSSLRGEPVEIVKAPLTGLPIPAAAEIVLEGEIDPKNLRNEGPFGEYTGYYTEELIKPIPKPALDVKRIYHRNNPILWETSVGRPVGDQHILYAFTRNASLWTELAKMEIPGIKSVYTLPEASGRFIVVVSVEQMYPGHADQVAAAVIASNTGMYGVKMVIIVDHDIEADDLPRVWWALGTRYNPQRGTQIIHRGRSTPLDPSLGPEDNKFITSRIILDATIPFEWTVKPTEIKLSEAMLAKVKSRWKEYGFED
- a CDS encoding flavin reductase family protein, producing the protein MWHYRDVIFGELPCIVTFVSVEAGGKHNLMTASGMFVSDSPPLIAISISKESTTHRLIPKAKEFVVNLASTHQVDLAEKLGAIHGESIDKLKTFKINTEPASTIKGSMITDCFANLECKLVNSVKEGDYILYVGKVVAHKIRPKLKPLIWFENRYYQLGKKLG
- a CDS encoding HAD hydrolase family protein — encoded protein: MGFEKDLAKAREKAKRIKLFAHDVHGVLTPNTFFCDIEGRRKYAFWHMDGFGDLSLTANGIQIAFLDTTSIDEEGLFRARELKLDKFYFRVKDKVAKLEELKRELNLSDQEVGYIGCEITDLPLLKRVGFAVATADAIDEVKEVADYITTAPGGRGPIRETCEFILRSMGKWEEWVEKVTRMGYK
- a CDS encoding LysR family transcriptional regulator; translation: MGKQIPLYDSIQSLFVFHEVAKQKSFSKAAEELYVTQPAVTKHIKGLEQKIGMRLIERGKAGFGLTEAGKILFKSTQRIAGHLQEVEHLLGKLRKEHHGFLRIGTTESYSRCLMPELLSEFQTRFPSIKIALDVGSSEEIEKSLLAYQNDVALIAVTKISPKFECVPFLKEELVLIVSPQHPLASHRSVSLRAVEGYPFIIRARGSTTRKIVTEAFKELGVHPSLFIEAGSSEFIKQWVSEGRGISVIVDRIAEEEAKRGQVVRIPLEERFQLQVSLLYLKAERGNPAIQHFSRFIEEKREGGGKVRNLQIKT